TACTTCTactatatttcatattattgaATTGGTTTTGTGCAGTTACTTGCTCAACAAGGTCAGCTAAACTTTTAAAAAGACAATCACATATTTTTCCTGGgaaaatatcttaaaaaaaaaaaaaatagagataatcGACATATTAGGAATGATTTCCATTGATAGGTTGCATGCAACAGGTcaactgagaaaaaaaaaaaagcatctcaGTTTAGTTACCATGTGGCCCAATGTACTACttgatttatgaaattggacAAACATGGAGGGATAGTGTGGTTGAAAGCAAACCAAACCATAGAGGGAAAGAGTGCTTGGTAGATTCAGTCACAAGGAATCAAGCAGCTTCTAGGTGCAAAGGGAGACCCCAACTACTGTGAATCTAGCTACCAATTGGGGGAAATGAATTTTAGAATCTCCACTGAATATTGTCTGTTGTGAATCTTTCTCCTCATTTGATGCaagggaaaaattaaaatttttaagctGGGCTGTTTTTCagcttgtaaaatttcttttgcCTTATTTCTTTCCCCTACATGTTCGATGACCAAAGAGCTGAAATTATGAGGAATTTATACCTGGTCTGGGGTGCGACTTTCATATACTCATCTGAGGTTACTGGTTCCTAAATGCATGTCTTCTGAATTGATATGTTATATTATGTGTATGACTTATTTAACCCATTATATTATGTGTATGACTTATTTAACCCATTATGCAGGGATATTCAGAAAGCTACACAGAATTTCACAACTATTTTAGGACAAGGGTCATTTGGTCCTGTCTATAAAGCAACACTAAACCCAGGAGAAGTAGCTGTGAAGGTGCTTGCTTCTGATTCCAAACAGGGAGAGAAAGAGTTTCAAACAGAGGTAAGGGCCACAGAATTACATTTATGGTTAGTCTAGAAAGAACGAAGTTTCTTGATCCCTTAAGATTTAGCATATGCAAGAAAAGATTTTtcctaatatatattttatagactccccaccttttttttctaattcaaaGGGACACACAATGAAAACTAAACCTTTCAAAAGTACCCCAGGCGCTTAAAATATGGTCGGAGATTGTCTGTCTGAACCCAAGTTGGCAAGGAAGTCCCCCAGGAACTATGGCTGTCTCTGAAATCCATATTGGCATTATGATTGAATACCAGAATTCCTTTAAGCTCTTCTATTTCTGAAGACGTATTTTTAAATGCATTAATTTTCAATCTGGTACTAGAGAGATTATGACTGTATTATGACTTTTTTTACAAGTATGACAGTATTATGAATTACTAGTTTGGCCTTTGTATGCCTTTGTTCTCATGTGAGGACCATTAGAATCTAAAAATGGCAAACTAGGTGATGCAGGGAGTACGACCAAAATTTTTTCAGaatcttttttattatcttatatttcattttttaattttgaatttaggCTTTAATGTTAACATTTTATGGAATGTAATTGTGGCTTAGTGTACTCCTTGAAGCCTACTAAAAAAGGCTCCAGGATTGCTTTGATAGGGTActttgaataaatattttctgATTAGGTATGTTTCTCTAAGCTTGGTGGTGATTCGAAGCACCGTTAGGTGGGGAAACCAAGGATTTTTCaattcttcctttttttgttgtttctattttttaccTGTCTTGTCCTGTGCCAACTTGGTATTAGAGTGTAACCTTGAACTAATCAGCAGAAGCAAGTCCCTAAACAACAAAGGCACAATGTAAACCACTTTTTGAAGCAAACCCTAACCCCTCAATCTAACAGAATCATATCACCCATGTCAACCACCCAGACTCAACCACAACTCCACACCCAGATTCTAGCAGCTCAATCAACTCTGACCCATAAACCatacttaaattatatatatattgaaatccAACCATGTCGACCTCCCCACATGGCCCTTAGAAACAAATCACACCCAGATCATCGAAAATCCAGAAGACCGCAGCTATGAGACCTTTGCCAAAAGGGCTCCCTTATCTCTATGTCATTAGCAAACCAATGTGTGAAAAGCCCACCACCATCCCCACAAAACCCAGAACTACAAGACTCTGAGCCCTAAAACCACTTCTACAGAGCCCACCTCATCGAAACAGACCCACCCACTCTCGACAAACCCGACCCATATCAAATCACCCAGACTTCAACCCCCCAGAACCCCAAACAAGCTTTCCCACTTGAGCCCATAACCCAACCACCATTCACTGCTTGCAACCCAATCACTTGAGGTCCACTTCACCTCCATTGGTATTGCCCCTTCCTCCTCGATGTTGAGCTGTCACCAACAAGCTACCTTACACTCATCATCATCGAGAGTCACATTAGAGATCATTTTCTATTTCACTTGCTTGACCTATGCCAATCAGCCACCACATGGACTGAGACTGAAGATGCTCACTAATGTCGCCATGTTGCCTTTGATCGCCACTGTATAGACCCTCATCTCTAAGCAACTTCATTTTGGTCAAGCTGCAAAGTACTCGTGACTTATTTTGATTTACTGATCTcataataaaattaacaattatGCTGCCTGTtctatcaatttaaaaaatatatatattgggtttGTTAGCACATGGGTGTAGTCAACCTATTATTCAATAAGTGAGCCAGCATCTTAGCCAGCACCACTTGTTCACATGAATTGACCCATTGTGACAGGAAAGTGGCCCTGATTAGCAAGCCAATTCTTATTTCAATTGGTTGAAACTTATTATTGTAGTGCATAATAGTGATGTTAAAAGCAGTCATCAAGACCCATGGATCTTCACCAATTGGCTACATGAAATGGACCAGTTCTTTGATCAAATGGGTTTATTTGATAACAAGGATAGATTTGGCAGGATGAAACTAATAGGTAAAACTGGGGACTATTGGTACGGTATTGAACCATCACCTTGGAAGGGACAGCAGGCTATAACCTATtggaaagaaatgaaagaagaacTTATAGGGTGACTTTTTACATCAAAGAAACAATCTAAGACAAGGGAATAGATTCCCTACTAGTTACAAGGCATAATTTGAATAGACAAAATGAGTATTCACATAGTTTCTAGTCCTAAGCCCACTTCACTATCAATGGATCCAATACTGAAAGCCACCTATGGCTTGTCTATAAAGATCAAGTTAATGGCTTATTCTCAAAAGATGACTTGTAGCAATGAAATTGTAATTTCACACACAGGAGACGATAGTGTTGGTAATGAAACCTTGGTGATGAAGGAATCTCAAATAACACCAAAACCTagttttttttcatataacGTAGGGAACTTTAACAAAGAAGAGTCCTTTGAATGAGCCTTTAACGAGTAAAACCTGTGGGCAACTTAGCTTACTTGCTAGAATTAGTTATCGGGTAATCCAGGGGCATTCACCCCTAAAGGCTAAGCAGTTTATGCTCATGCCCAAGAGAAAGTACTGCCAAAACCTAGTGCTGAAAAAGAAATACTAAGTGCCAAAAAATGTATACATACTACAACCTAAATTATGTGTTGTACTGATGTGAGGAAATAATTTCCTAAgaaaattttagagagagaggattTGGATGAAGAGAGGGAAATTCACCTCAATCTTCAACTCAGAGAAATATGAATTATCATCAACAGGAAGGAGATTATAATAAATTTGCATAGCTATGTTATGCATAGGCTAGGAGTTATTTATGTTGTGCATGGGTGTTCAAGTGACTTGTTATGCCATTCAGTCTCTCAAATGCACCAAGTGCTTTCATGTGGGGGAGTTCAAGGGACTATTTATGCCATTTGTTCTCACAAATGCACCAGGTACTTTCATTCAGATCATGATGTAGATGTAGCTGCTATTGGGGATATGTGTTGTCGTGTATTTCAACAATATCTTGCTTCATAGCTTTATAGTGGTAGTTAGGAGGGGATCTTTTGGTGTATCTCCAACAAGTGTTCAATCTATTGTGGCGAGGGAAGTTATGTGCAACTTCAAGAGATGTAGTTTTGCAGTGAGCAAGTGGTGTTCTTGGGTTACATAGTGACTCTCAAAGGTATCAAGATGGATGACACTATCAAGGCTATAGCTGACTGGACTACTCCTTCGAATGTACAAGAATTAAGGAGTTTTCATGGTCTTGTCACCTTCTACGAAAGAATCATTTGGAATTTCAGCTCCATTGGAGCCCCACTTATTGAATGCCTCAAGATGACATCTTTTGAGTGCAATCAAGATGCTGAAAACATGTTTTCAGCTTTTGAAGACAAAGTTGAGCCAAGCTCTGATTCTTTCACTACCCAAATTTGACAAGGTCCTCGAATTGGATTGCAATGCATCCAGCGTTGGTATTGGTGAAGTTCTTGGTTGAGAAGGGAAGCTGATAAAACTTGAGGACAAGTTTTCTCTTAAAGGGGGAGTATAATGTAGTCTAATGCATACATGGATGGTGTGGCACATGGTGATGAAGTGGCTTGGCAACATGTGATGTGGCACTTGGATGCATCATGGAGTGGCCGGTTTTACATATGCTTAAATTTACATGTGCTTCAATTTAGCATGTGCAATTTAATTATATGCATATGCAGAAGTAGTTAGATCCTTAAATTGTGGGAATTTTTCCTTTTGCATAAGGTAGACCCAATGCAACATGTTGGAGGGTCACTAGTTGATGAGGAGAATGTGCAACAAGAGATCCATGAATTAGAGGGTGTACgtgttttgaaaattgagtttcatgcACTAGCTACTCAGTCTGCTATGGTGCATGAAGTGAAAAGGCTTGAGATGATGGTGATTCTTGAGTATTAAGATAAGGCTGTTTGCAAAATTGATTTCACCCATTGATTTTGTCATTTCTGATGAATTTAATTTGGTGGAACAAAAAGATTCTTTGTTCTTAGTGTTGCCAAAAGTGTATCATGAGTTGGTAGAATTGTCAAGGGCCAAGGTTCTTATTGTAAGACACTTTAAAACTTGAGGTGCAAATGTCAAGCGCCAAAGTTCTTATTGTAAGACACTTCAAAACTTGAGGTACAAATGTCAAGTGCCTAAGTTCTTATTGTAAGACACTTCAAAACTTGAGGTACAAATTTTAAGTGCTAAAGTTCTTATCCTAAGACAACTTGAGGTTGAGTTTTCTCCAACTAGGGGATAATGATGTGGGGAGCGCAATCAaacttatttcaaaaaaattttcttaccccatatttcatttttgatttttgaattttagatttcattttcaaaatttgaatttaggctttaatttttttgaggattttgTGGAATGTAATTGTGGTTTGTTGTACTCCTTGAAACctattaaaacattaaaacgAGGCTCTAGGGATGGTTTTGAGCAGTGcaatttgaatgaaaaatttCTTAGGGATGTTTCTCTAAGCTTGGTATTGAATCCAAATACCCTTAGGTGGTAAAGGATAGGATTTGtcctatttttcttccttttccgttattttattttttaccattaCCATCCTGTGTCACTatgcatatattattatattgcaATTTTGACCATCCATGAAGCATGTTCAGTTTACAAAAATATCTGGCAATGATACAGGTATCTCTGCTTGGAAGATTGCATCATCGGAATCTTGTGAATTTGGTAGGATATTGTGTAGATAAAGGACAGCACATGTTGATATATGAGTTCATGAGTAATGGGAGCTTGGCAAACCTTCTATATGGTAACTCATAACCCTCTTTAATATCCATATCAAGATTTCTTATTTTCATGGTAACTGTCTGCTGAAAGGCATCTATTCTTTGTGAGGGGAGAGTGGAAGTCATATTAATCTCAAActgtgatgaatattaagtgTTATGAAAAGGCTATcttcgttttcttttttggataattcagtTAAGGCAATCAAATTTAATGGGAGAGTTTATGAACAATACATGTTTTTTGGTAACTTCACAATCATTTGTATGATCTGTAGATATCTTTTCTATTTGTGTAAACTAGCTGATGACTAAACTTCTCAAAGAAAAGGGTTTTGAGTTGTTCTTATTAAGAACCATCCTGCTGTGCATTTGCTTAGGTGAAGGAGAGCGGATTTTGAGTTGGGATGAAAGGCTTCAAATTGCTCTCGACATTTCGCATGGGATTGAGTACCTTCATGAAGGGGTATGTTGACTAttatgttctttcttttctcccatggtgcaaaatttttttgtttatacaGTTCATATGAAAATTCTTGAACAGGCAGTGCCACCTGTTATACATCGTGATTTGAAGTCTGCTAATATATTATTAGACCGATCAATGAGAGCCAAGGTAAGCTAGTGTATATTAACAGTCTATTTAGTTCTTTTGTatctaaaatttattacaatacTACCAAAATCGGTTGAAATAAGCACATTgccatatttaattttatttatttgctttgcCAAGAACTCCACCCTCAATTTCCCCCTCTCACCTCTTTGGTTGTACAAGGTGGAAGTTCTAAGAGCATGAATGACTGCCAAAGACATTTAGGGAAAACAAAAAGTATGAAAAACAGAAGAGCCGTGTTCCCCATGTTTTTGGTCTTGAGACTGGCATATGCTTTTGCTATCACATGCATTTTGTGAGTTTTATATTTGCTATTGTAAATTTTCAGctcctttatgtgtttaccttACTTCTTTTAGGTTGCTGATTTTGGGTTGTCAAAGGAAGAGGTCTTTGATGGCCGGAATTCTGGGCTGAAAGGCACATACGGTTACATAGATCCAGTGTACATAGCAACAAACAATTTCACAATGAAAAGTGACATCTACAGTTTTGGCATTATCATCTTTGAACTCATCACATCCATTCACCCCCAACAAAACTTAATGGAATATATAAATCTTGTGAGTTGTTAGCCCTTTGCAGTAGTTGTTTCAAATTATTTGCATTGCCAAGCTTTCTAACCCATAGACCTGTAATTATTTTGGTTTAAGGCCTCAATGAGTCATGATGGTGTTGATGAAATACTTGATAAGAAGCTTGTTGGAGAATGCAACGTTGACGAAGTGAGGGGGCTTGCGAGTATTGCGCACAAATGCCTGCACAAATTACCGAGAAAGAGACCTTCAATAGCAGAAGTTTCACAAGCTATATTGAAGTTAAAACAGAGGCGCTTTGCTAAAGTAGATACCATGTCTTTCGCAAGCCGTGATTTTTCACGAGCAGTGAGCCGAATAGAGGATCAACAAGTGGAGCTAAGGAAGATGGCCAGCTTGAAGGAGAGTGAGTGAATGACCAACAAAGCTTCTTTTTACTTCctaccaccccccccccccccccccctctcttctGGCTGTTCCTCGAGTAATACTAAAGATACCATTTGTTAGGCATAGTCGAACAAAAGGTAACTGAATCAATGAGCTGCTTTTGCAAAATGAGTATTCCATGGTTCATATAGGTCAACATCTGTCCTGATTATAAGTACAAAGTCTTTCTGACCCTCTAGGCCAAAATGAGCTGTAGGATACCATGAGGGGTGTGCATCATAAAACTTAAAACGCTGATGACAACCGACTCAATCAGAGTAGTGTGTAAACCAATATCAGTGTCAATTGAGAGCCGCAAAAATGTACAATTTCGTATTGGTTAGGTCTTGATTTTCACTGTTAACAGATCTAAAAGCCaatggtaaaaaagaaaaaacttaaaaagtacTCCTTACTGGGAATTATCTTTTTGCTGGTGTAAATGGACTTCCACTAAAGAAGAAggtaaactttaaaaaaaaaaaaaaataaataataataataatatgaaaaagGTAAACTTcatgtttggaaaaaaaaaaaaaaaaaccatttcctGGCTGcggtggtttttattttattttattttattgtaatagttTCTAAAAACTATTTGCatagaacaaaaataaagatcaTGGATAAGttgtttttaatagttttgtttttcctaaCTGAAAGTAAAAGATAGTTTCAAGATTGGTCATAACCTCATAGGTGTTCtaaatagtcttttttttttaatttactgtttcctgaaaaaagaaaaaagaaaagaaaaagcctaaTATTTTCAGGTAGAAGTTATTCACTTATTTGATGCACTTCCATTATGCCCTCCACTTCGTTGGACGTTAGCACTTGGCAGCCCTTAATAgtatatatgatattattttatgaaagtaTATAAGAATTAATAGAGGATAAAGTCTAAACAAGTTTGGAGTTATATTTCTCTAATCCACTATGCGAGTTAAAAACTTATTGGAGATTTTTCTAAACTTGTTTGATAAGAGATTTCTTTTAAACTTATTTGGAATTAAactttatttactaataatataCAATAGGGTATGTTTGTGTAATTTCGGATATTGGAACTTTCGAGTATTTTTAATGGAAACACCTCAACCTTATCTGTTTCCAAcagttataaataaaaaatcaaaatcaaaatcaaaataaaaaagttgacatgaaaatgtaaataaaaatttaaagttgccttattttaaatttatgggtCCATTTGATAATGACACTCCATTTCATCGCAGCCTTAATTTAGTCGGCATTATTCTAAATGTGCAGGTCAATTTTTATGATATCTCTTTCACTGTCATCGCTGCCTTTTTTTGCATTGTTTTGTATTTGCGGGTCCATGTGTTGGAGAAAATAGCAAATTAaccataattttcaaataatataattaatagttacAGTTtaccaattatattttttactaacatttCAAGtttaagagactcgattttgggcttaaaAGTCGAGTATTTTAGGGTCAATTTTCAcgtttgatgtggcatttttttacGTGGAGCCTACCTGAAAATCGAGtatctaagactcgatttacaaggCAAAAAAATATTAGTCTACGTCTCTTAACATCCCTTCACAGAAATACACAGTCAAAATTCATCCACCAGGAAGATCATTACTGAGCAAAactcaccacaaaaaaaaaaaaaaaaaaaaacccaaatcagcCCAGATTCAGGTCGCGACCATAAAAATCGACcatcaaagactcgatttataggcccaaaatcgagtctcttaaacttgagatgctagtaaaaaatatagtttgtaaactgtaactactaattatattgtttgaaaattatggCTAATTTGATATTTTCTCCAGTGTTCCCTGCTTCGAAATAAAACTGCCAAATACACTGACATTGAAGGCTCAGTTTAGAATTCCATAAATCGACCTCTCAATTCATGCCACATTTTGGACGAGTAGAAAAATTGACAAAACAAGAATGGTGGGACTGCCAATGGccacaacaaaaattatagaataGTAGCTTTGGATACTCATTAAAGTGATAAGTCCAACCTAAATTTTTGAAGAGTGACAAGTTGGCAAtatttcaaatctaaaaatgaTTCATTAATAGGCTATCCAAGTCAGCTAGATCAAGATCAAAATTCTTTTCCATCTCTTTGTTCTATATTTTACAATCCGAACAaagaatttttgttgttgttttaagATGCAATAAATAAGGTTGGCCCTCATATTGATAGGGACTCGTATATAACTATATACTAGCCT
This genomic stretch from Castanea sativa cultivar Marrone di Chiusa Pesio chromosome 1, ASM4071231v1 harbors:
- the LOC142641518 gene encoding calcium/calmodulin-regulated receptor-like kinase 2 isoform X1, which gives rise to MVPQAWLVIIGISVGLALGILIAFLVFRGIRWYRKRAHLRRCANEHSIPSTTLPIRTNGLGTSTEFSASLTNSITIEGSEQLHKSSQLSWWKSQNKDRIASASGILRYSYKDIQKATQNFTTILGQGSFGPVYKATLNPGEVAVKVLASDSKQGEKEFQTEVSLLGRLHHRNLVNLVGYCVDKGQHMLIYEFMSNGSLANLLYGEGERILSWDERLQIALDISHGIEYLHEGAVPPVIHRDLKSANILLDRSMRAKVADFGLSKEEVFDGRNSGLKGTYGYIDPVYIATNNFTMKSDIYSFGIIIFELITSIHPQQNLMEYINLASMSHDGVDEILDKKLVGECNVDEVRGLASIAHKCLHKLPRKRPSIAEVSQAILKLKQRRFAKVDTMSFASRDFSRAVSRIEDQQVELRKMASLKESE
- the LOC142641518 gene encoding calcium/calmodulin-regulated receptor-like kinase 2 isoform X2, which codes for MVPQAWLVIIGISVGLALGILIAFLVFRGIRWYRKRAHLRRCANEHSIPSTTLPIRTNGLGTSTEFSASLTNSITIEGSEQLHKSSQLSWWKSQNKDRIASASGILRYSYKDIQKATQNFTTILGQGSFGPVYKATLNPGEVAVKVLASDSKQGEKEFQTEVSLLGRLHHRNLVNLVGYCVDKGQHMLIYEFMSNGSLANLLYGEGERILSWDERLQIALDISHGIEYLHEGVADFGLSKEEVFDGRNSGLKGTYGYIDPVYIATNNFTMKSDIYSFGIIIFELITSIHPQQNLMEYINLASMSHDGVDEILDKKLVGECNVDEVRGLASIAHKCLHKLPRKRPSIAEVSQAILKLKQRRFAKVDTMSFASRDFSRAVSRIEDQQVELRKMASLKESE